From the Marivivens sp. LCG002 genome, the window CAGAGGATCGGAGCACCTTTTGCTTTGATGTTCGCGACGTCCCCGGACTCCAGATCTGCCGCTTCGTGCGATATAAAACAGGCGCCCGTGCGATCAAAGTCTGGAATAGCTTTGAGATGCATTCGCACTTCGGCGGGAAGGGTCGGCCAATCCTCAGCGCTGTATGCCGAAGTTGTGATCCCGCGCGGTATCTGGGGGCAAAGTTCCCCCATTTTCGCAACAGAATGTGGGTTGAACGACATAACCGCGACTGGGCCGGAATAGGTGCCAAGCAGGTCGGCGATACTACGTTCCAACGGTCCGACATTTGGACCCATGCGCCCGTCCTGATCCTTGATCTCGATAAGGAGCGGCACTTGTCCCGCAACGATTTCAAGAACCTCTGCGAGGGTGGGAATACCGCTTTGCCCGTTCAAGAGAGGCATTTCGCCAAGCTCTTTTGCGGTGCGCATCGCGATTGGTCCTTGCACCCCTGTTAGTCGGGTCAAGGCGTAATCGTGAAAGACCATCGGAACACCGTCTTTCGACGGCTGAATGTCGATCTCTATTCCGTATCCACTCTCGACCGCAGCCATCACAGCCTCGCGCGAGTTTTCGGGCCTTCCCTCGGCCTTGTTGTGGAGGGCGCGATGGGCAATCGGACGGTCAAGAAAGGCGCGGGGAAGCGTCATTTGATTTCAAAAACGCCGTCAATCTCTACTGCGACGCCAAGCGGTAACGCGGCAACACCTACGGCAGAGCGGGCGTGGCGCCCAGCGTCACCGAGCACTTCGACCAGAAAGTCCGATGCGCCGTTGACGACCTTGGGCTGGTCCGTGAAATCAGGGGCAGAGTTCACAAAGGCATTGAGTTTGACCACGCGCACCAACCGGTTCAGATCCCCTCCACAGGCGAATTTGACTTGGGTCAGGAGAGAAACGGCGCAGGCTTTGGCAGCGTCGGCGCCCTGAGCGAGGTCGAAATCAACGCCGAGCTTGCCCTTGATCAGATTGCCGTCACGCTGGCTGATCTGGCCCGAAACATGGACGAGGTTTCCTGTCACGACATAGGCAACGTAATTGCCTGCAACGGCGGGCGCCGTATCGGGAAGAGTGATGCCAAGATCGGCGAGACGGGTTTCGATTGTGTCGCTCATTGTGTCGCTCCGAATTGTAGGTGCCGTGACGCTAGCCCGAGGGCCTCTGCGCTGCAATCGTCAACCTTCTCGAAACGCGCGGGTAAAATAATCCGCAAGCGGTTTCAGCAGGTAATCGATCGGTCTTTGGTCGCGCGTCGCGAGAAAGGTTTCGACAGGCATCCCGGGGATGAGTTTTTGGTCCGCATCCAGTTTGTCGATTTCGCTCTCGCCAAGGCCGAGTTCGATCCGATAGTATGAACGGCCTGTCTGCTGATCTTGAAACGTGTCCGCAGAGATATTGAGCACTGTTCCGAACAGTTCGGGGGTTCTACGCAGATCAAAGGCTGTAAACCTAACCGTCGCAGCCTGACCGATATAGACCTCGTCAATATCGCGCGATGCGACCTGTGCCGTGATCACCACGGGGCGATCATTCGGGATCAGATACATCAAGGGTTCAGCCGCACGAACGACAGCCGAAGCGCCAAGCACCTGAAGATCATAAACGGTTCCCGCAAGAGGCGCGCGGATGACAGCGCGATCCTGTCGGTTGCGCAGAGTGCGTAACCTCTCTCCCAGTTCAGTTTCGCGTGGTTCGATATCCCTGAGCTCTGCCATCGCCTCTTCGCGGCGAGTGGTTGCAAGGCTCAGGAGTTCGAGAGCGATACCGCTCTGGCGCTCGGTGGCGACGGCGCGGGCGGCTTGCGTTTCAGCGATCTGTCCAACCAGCGCAGCGCGGTCGCGGCGCAGTGCGAGAACACGTGGGGCTTCTGACAAGCCTCGTTCCAAAAGGCTCTGTTGGGTGGCGAGCTCTTCATCCAGAAGAACCAGTTGTTCGTTCATCGCCGCAAGCTGTGCGTCGATCCCGTCGATCTGGCGGCTGATCTGATTGGACTGTTGGGCAAGCTGTTCTGCGGCCCGCCCTTCGGCTTCGAGCCGAAGAGTGAGCAGGTTTTGCTGCGAGGCGAATAGTGGCTCATAGCTTGCCGACAGGTCCTGCGCGGTATCGAGAACCGTTTCGTTGTCACGCTCTGCGACAAGCCGCGCCTTTCGTGCAGATAGTTCGGCAAGCTGGTTTTCGATCACCGCAATTTCCGAACTCAATTCCGCAGTGTTGAGCCGAATGAGCATATCGGATTGCGCGACGGTTTGTCCTTCGGTTACGAAAATCTCGTCTACAATCCCGCCATCGGGATGTTGGATGATCTGGCGGTTCTTTTCGACTTCGACATGACCCGAGGCCACGACCGCCCCTTTGATTGTCGCGCCGACAAGCCAGCCGCCGAACCCAAGAAGCAAGACGACAAGCGTCGCGAACCCGATCGCGAGAAAACGATTGGCAGCCCAGATCATCGCACGCCTCCACCTGTGGAGTCCTGTTGGATTGTTTGATGGTTCTGGACCATTTGTTTGAGGACATCATCCCTTGGGCCAAAGCCGCGTCTGAGCCCGTCTTCGATCACGAGAAGCAGATCGCATTCCTGAATGGCTGCGGGGCGATGCGCCATAATGATCACAGCTTTGCCCGAGGCTTTGAGGGAACGAATGGCAGCGTTGAGCGCCATGCTCCCTTCGTTGTCGAGATTGGAGTTCGGTTCATCAAGGATCACGATCACAGGGTCATTATAAAGCGCCCGAGCAAGACCGATGCGCTGGATTTGCCCACCCGAGAGGCTCCCGCCAGTTGCGTTGATTTGCGTGTCATAGCCATTGGGAAGCTTCAGGATCATGTCGTGGGCCGCTGCCATCTGCGCTGCCGCGACGACTTTGCCCGTATCGGGCGTTTCGGACATCCGCGCAATGTTTTCGGTGATCGACCCGTCAAAGAGCTGAATGCGCTGAGGCAGGTATCCGACGTATTGGCCCAAGACTTCGGGATCGTATTGATCGAGTGTCGCGCGATCGAGCCTTATCGTTCCCCCTGTCGGGGTCCAAGTGCCTACAAGCGCCTTGGCAAGAGTCGTTTTCCCTGCGCCCGAGGGACCGATCACCCCCAACGCCTGCCCCTGAGACAGTTCGAACGACAACATTCTCAGGGTTGGAGTCGCCTGACCTGGTGGAACGATCGTCAACTGGCTGACCGAAAGCCTTGCCTCAGGAGCGGGGAGCGGTGTGCGTTCGGGCATCTCGCGCGATACCGACAAAAGCCTTGTAAGATTGCCCCAACCGTCGATTGCCCGTTCGATCAAGGCCCATTGCGCGATCAGTAATTCGATCGGTGCGAGGGCGCGGCCGAGAAGGATCGAACCCGCGATCATTGCACCTGCGGTCATTTCTCCCCTCAGCACCAGAAAGGCCCCAAGTCCCAACATGGCCGATTGCAGCATCAATCGCGCGCCGCGCGATCCCGCTGCATAAAGGCCCGATGTATCCGAGAACGTCATCGTGGAACCAAGCGATGCATTTCGCATCTTTGCCCAACGCCCCATGGTCGCGGTGGTCATTCCCAGGGAACGGATCTGTTCGGCACTTTCCTGAAGGGTCTGGTTATACCGTTCGGCGCGCGCCGTCGTCTCGGCGGCTTGGCTCGCGGTATCACGGGTGCGGGACTGATTGAGAATGGCGAGGACCATAAGCAATGCGGCCCCACCGACCGAGAGCCATCCAAGCCACGGGTGAAAGATAAAAATCCCGACAAAGAAGACGGGCATCCACGGAAGATCGAAAGCCGAAACAACAGCGGGTGAGGTTAGCGCCCGCTGCACCGCCTCAAGGTCACGAAGCCCGCCAGATCCGCTGTTGCCCCTCAGAAGAGCCTGCTCCTGAACCGTGCGAAAGACGACCGGATCAAGCGCACTTTGGAAACGTGCCCCGACCCGAGCCATGATGCGGCCGCGCACGTAATCGAGCAGAGTCATGCACAGGTAGAGAAATCCGACGATGATTGATAATGCGACCAGCGTCTCGACCGAGCGAGATCCGAGAACGCGGTCGTAAACGCTCAGCATATAGAGCGGTCCACTAAGCATAAGGACGTTCACCACAAGGCTGAATAGGGCAGCAGACCAGATCAACGCGCTGTTCTTGCGCATCGTGGCCATCAGGATTCGTTTGCCCTTGATCGTGGTTGCTTGCACTTGGGTCCCCGCACTCATTGAGGTGGTTTGAAGGTCCTTGAACTCATCCAAAAGGTTAGTTCTCTACTTCCTTATTGTAACGTTTACTTCCCTTGGCGTTACTGCAAAATGAATAACCCCAGATTAGAATTGCATGATTATTTTAGTCTTGAGGTTGAAATGTCTGTCTTTTCCAGGTCGCTTTTGCTTCTTCTCCTTTTGCCCACGTCCCTTGCCGCTGCGGGGTTCGAGGGGCGTTATAAACAAGCTCTCACCTCTGATTGCTCCAAAGTAGGAGAGTCGGGTGGGGCGCTCGAGATCAGGAACGGCATTTTCTACGGTGTGCATAATCAATGCCGCATGACCCGCCCTGTTCAGGTTGTGAATATGGAGGCCACTCTTTACACCATGCAGTGTTCGGGCGACGAGGATCAATGGACCGAACGTGCATTGCTGATGAAGTCCTATGATGTGGACGGCATCATCATGGTTTGGGATGGCTATGCCTTCGTTTACGAAAAATGCAGCGAGATCGAATGATCAATTGCCCGCAGCGCTTTGGAGCTCTTGAAGGAGAAGCTGGATAAGTCGATCCGCTTGATCTTCGCTCATGACCGCGCCCGCAGGTTCGCTTCCGTCGGGTGCCGTCATCGGGAGCGGCACGGGAATCCGATCCGAGAGAACGCGGGACATCGTCTCGCGCCAAATCTCGGCAGGAAGTCCGCCACCCGTAACACCGCTGAGCGGCTTGTTGTCGTCATAGCCCATCCAGACGCCTGTCACGAATTCGCCCGTAAACCCGATAAACCATGCATCGCGTGACGCCTGAGTGGTGCCCGATTTTCCCGCAATTTGCCAGCCGTCGATGCGTGCACGTTGACCTGTGCCCTGTTCGATCACTTTGGACATCATCCAAGTGAGCTTTTTCGCCGAGTTGTCGCTGATGACGCGCTCGCCAATACCGCCGCCTTGACCGAAAATCGGGTCGCTTTCCCCTTGGAGACGCAAGTCCACAAGCCCGTAAGGGGCAACCGATGACCCGCCGTTGAGGATACCTGCATAAGCTGCAGTCATTTCGAGCAGCGTGCTCTCGGACACGCCAAGAGCAAGGGCGGGGCCATCTGCCAAATCTCGGTCGATACCGAAACCCGTCGCGACGGATCGAACAGCCTCGCGACCGACGGCTTCGGACAAGAGAACAGCGGGGATGTTCCTGCTCTCGTAGAGCGCTTGTGTGAGGGTGATGTTGCCTTTGAATTCGCGGTCATAGTTCTGGGGGCACCATTCCCCCGATCCAACGATATTGAGACAAAGCGGTTGGTCGTTGATCACTTCGAGCGGCGAGTGACCAAGCTCCAGTGCGGCGGCATAGACAAAAGGTTTGAAGAGTGAACCTGTCTGCCTCAGGGCCTGTGTCGCGCGGTTGAATGCGCCAGAGGCTTGAAGATTGCGTCCTCCGACCATTGCGCGAACCGCACCGTCTGCGGACATAACAACGATTGCGGCCTGGGCTTCCGATCCTTCTTTGACCTTGTTCTCGAAGGTCCAGACCAGAGCCTCTTCCGCGGCGGCTTGGATCTTTTGGTCGAGCGTTGTGCGGATGATCACGTCTTCGGTGGTCGAGCGGGTAAAGAACTCGGGTCCGCTCTCCATGACCCAATCCGCAAAATAGCCGCCTGAACGCGCTTTGGCTGCTTCAGAGAGTCCTGCCGGATTTTCGCGCGCATAGGCGGCTTCGGCGGCCGAGAGGTAGCCTTGTTCTTCCATCAAGCCGATGACCACATTCGCGCGGTCCCAAGACCGTTGAAGGTTGGATGTCGGTGCGTAGGTCGAAGGCGCTTTCAAAAGACCGGCGAGGATTGCAGCTTGCGAGGCATCGACCTGGTTCGCCGATATCCCGAAATAACGCTGCGCCGCAGCTTCGAACCCGCGCGTGCCTGCACCGAGATAGGCGCGGTTGAGGTAAATCGTGAGGATTTCCTCTTTCGTATATTTGACCTCCATCGCCATCGCATAAATGGCTTCCTTGGCTTTGCGCCAAAGCGTGGAGCGGCGGCAGTCTGCTTCGTAATCGGCCTCGGACTTCCAGACTTCGGGGTCATAAGGCGTGCCGATACACAGAAGCTTTGCGGTTTGTTGTGTGATGGTCGAGCCGCCGTTGCCCGACAGGGGGCCGCGTCCTTCGCGCATGTTGATCCGAATGGCCGAGGCAATGCCGCGCGGTGATAGGCCGAAGTGCGAATAGAAACGTTTGTCCTCTGTGGCGACAACCGCATCGTGCAGATAAGGCGAAACCGTATCGGCGGTGATCATCCCCCCGAATTGATCGCCTCGCCACGCAAAGACGGTCCCGTTGGTATCAAGGAGGGTCACGGAGCCACGTGCCCGCCCGTCCACCATTTCGGAAATCGGGGGCAACGTTGTGGACATGTAATAGACGCTGGCGCCCAAAATCAGCGCAAAGATCAAACCGACGCGCCAGCTGATCCCCCAGATGATGCGGAAAATGAAACGAATGATTCCGGTAAAAAAGCCGAGAATCAGCCCGATCGGTCCGCGCGGTTTGCGGGGCGATTTACGAGCGGGCGCGCTCTTTTTTGCGGGTGCCGCTTTGGGTTTTGGGGCTTTGCCACTGGAATCGTAGCGTTTTTCAGCCACCAAAGGGGGGCTTTTGCGTCCCGGTCCTGCCATTTGCCTGCTCTGCCGTTCATTTCATTTTTTGCCAGCATACTTGCTGCTCGCTCAAATGTTGAGCGCTTCTGAGCAGATACAACGCGTTTTTGTTCAGCCTATTTTTTAATCAAGTTGCACAATTTGTGCAAAATTTGTGCAAATTGTTGCGTGGTTCGTTCTCGGATGGCTTGGGTTTTCTTGAGAACCCCCCTGATTTCCGCGCTTCTACCACTGTGCACGGCCGAAGCTGGTCGTCCGGGAACAACTCGTAAGGGGAAGACAGTGAAACTCATCATCGCAACTATTAAGCCGTTCAAGCTGGAGGAGGTCCGCGAGGCTGTGACCGCCGCCGGCGTTCGCGGCATGATGGTGACCGAGATCAAGGGCTTTGGCTCGCAGTCCGGTCACACCGAAATCTACCGTGGCGCTGAATATGCCGTGAACTTCGTTCCAAAGGTCAAGCTCGAAATTGTCGTGCCCGACAACATGGTAGAGCAGGTCGTTTCGACCATCGCGTCCACCGCCAAGACCGACAAAATCGGCGACGGTAAAATCTTTGTTCTCGATGTCGAGAGCGCTCTTCGTGTGCGCACCGGCGAAACCAACGACGACGCGCTCTAAGGCGTTCTCAGGGGAAGAAATCCAATGAAACTCACGAAACTCCTCCCGGCCGCTGCGCTTGTTGCGCTACCGGTTATGGGCTTTGCTCAGGAAGCCGAAGCTGTTGCTGGCGTCGACGCTTCGACTGACTCGATGTTTATCTTCAACTCGCTTCTGTTCCTTATCGGCGGCTTCCTTGTGTTCTGGATGGCAGCTGGCTTTGCGATGCTCGAAGCCGGTCTTGTCCGCACCAAGAACGTAGCGATGCAGCTCACCAAGAACGTTGCGCTCTTCTCGCTTGCTGCGATCTTCTACTACCTCATCGGTTATAACCTGATGTATCCGCTCGGCACTTGGTCGATCGACGGCGTTCTCTCGGGCGTTTGGTCCACCGCCGCTCTCGAAGCTGTTGGCGTTGCCCGTGATGGCGCTGACGACTACGGCTATGCGTCGACCGGCTCGGACTTCTTCTTCCAGCTCATGTTCTGTGCGACCACGGCTTCGATCGTTTCGGGCACCCTCGCAGAGCGTATCAAGCTGTGGCCCTTCCTTGCCTTCACTGTTGTTCTGACCGCGATCATCTATCCGCTTCAGGCATCGTGGAAGTGGGGCGGCGGTTTCCTTGACGCTGCAGGTTTCCTCGACTTCGCCGGTTCGACCGTTGTTCACTCGGTCGGTGGCTGGGCAGCTCTTGCCGGTGTGCTCATCCTTGGTCCGCGTATCGGTAAGTACAAAGACGGCCGCATCAACCCGATCCCCGGCTCGAACCTGTCGCTTGCTACGCTCGGCACATTCATCCTGTGGCTCGGTTGGTTCGGCTTCAACGGCGCATCCCAGCTCGCAATGGGCACCGTAGGTGACGTAGCTGACATCTCCCGTATCTTCGCAAACACCAACGCTGCTGCTGCAGGTGGTTCGGTTGCCGCGATGATCCTGACCCAGCTTCTCTACAAGAAAGTCGACCTCACCATGGTTCTCAACGGCGCACTGGCTGGTCTCGTTTCGATCACCGCTGAACCGCTGACCCCGACCCTTGGCGCAGCTACTCTGATCGGTGCATTCGGCGGTATCCTCGTGGTTCTCGTTGTTCCGATGCTCGACAAGCTCAAGATCGACGACGTTGTCGGCGCGATCCCCGTGCACCTTGTCTGCGGTATCTACGGCACCATCGCAGTGGCCTTCACCAACTCCGATGCATCCTTCGGCACCCAGCTCTACGGTATCGTTGTCGTCGGTATCTTCACCTTCGTGGTCTCCTCGGTTCTCTGGTTCCTCCTCAAAGTCACCATGGGCATCCGCGTCAGCGAAGAGGACGAGATCAACGGTCTCGATAAGGCGGAGCTTGGTATGGAAGCTTATCCCGAGTTCTCGAAAGGCTAAGTTCCTTCCACTTGGCATTTCACTCAACTGCCCGGGCGTTCGCGCCCGGGTTTTTTGATTTTGTGGATACGCAAAAGAAAAAGGGCGGGGAAATCCCCGCCCTTTGCCTATTGGATCGCGGTCGCCTTAGACGCCGGCGTCGATGATTGCCTTTGCCAGAAGCGGCACGGTTTCGGTGTTGAGCCCCGCGATGTTCATGCGGCTGTCGGAAACCATGTAGATGCCGTTGTTGGCGCGCATCGTTTCGACCTTGTCGGGGGTCGTGCCGATACGGCTGAACATACCGCGGTGGTGCGCGATGAAATCAAAGCGATCCGAGTTGGACAGACGGCGCAGCTCGTCGGCGAGCTGGCTGCGAAGGCCAAGCATCGTGTTGCGCACTTCTTCGAGTTCCGCTTCCCAGTCTGCACGCAGTTCCGGCGTGGTCAGAATGGTGGTCACAACACGCGCACCGTGATCCGGCGGGAACGAGAAGTTCTGACGGTTCAGGAAGTTCATGTTCTGCTGGGCAAGCTTGGTCTGGCCTGCATCGCGGGCGATCGCCATCAGGATGCCCGTGCGCTCGCGGTAGATGCCGAAGTTCTTGGAGCACGAGGCTGCAATAAGGCATTCGTCTACACCAGCGGCAACGAGACGGGTTGCGGCCGCATCTGCTTCGAGACCGTCGCCAAAGCCCTGATAGGCGATGTCGACCAGCGGCACTGCGCCTTTGGCTTTGATCAAAGCGATGGTCTCTTTCCACTGCTCGTCGTTCAGGTTCGCGCCGGTCGGGTTATGGCAGCAGCCGTGAAGCAGAACAACATCGCCCTCTTTAAGCGCGCCGAGGTCGGCAATCATGCCATCGAAATCAACGCCGCGGGTTGCTTCGTCAAAGTAACGGTATTCGGCCATTTTCATGCCGAGATATTTGATGATCGACGGGTGGTTCGGCCAAGTCGGAGCGGACAGCCATACCGTTGCCTCGGGCGAGGCGAGGCGGATAAGTTCCAAAGCCTGACGGATCGCGCCTGTGCCACCGGGGGTGGCGACTGCCGCAACGCGCTCGCGGGCAACTGCGCCGTCGAGAACAAGCCCGATCATCGCGTCGGAAAACGCGGGATCGCCCGCAAGGCCGACATAGGATTTCGTGGCCTGCGTTTCGAGAAGGACCTTTTCCGCCGCTTTCACAGCGCGCATGACGGGGGTGTTGCCCGTCGGGTCTTTGTAGACGCCAACGCCAAGGTCGATCTTGTCCGTGCGCGGGTCCTCACGGAAGGTTTGCATCAGCATGAGGATTTTGTCGGCGGGTTGTTCTTTGAGATGCTCGAGCATCAGGCTTCTCCGGTTGCAATGGGAAGATCGGCATACATGCCCCATTCGGACCATGAGCCGTCATAAAGAGAGTGGTCGGTCTTGCCGATCCGCTCCAGAGCGAGCGAAAGCACGGCTGCCGTGACCCCCGACCCGCAGGTGGTAATGGCTGGCTTGGACAAATCCACACCCGCCGCTTCGAAAATGGTGCGCAACTCTTCGACGGGTTTCATCGTGCCGTCTGCGTTGAGAAGCGATTTGTAAAAGACGTTGCGCGCATTGGGGATATGACCCGAACGAAGCCCTTCACGGGGTTCGGGGGCCTCGCCACGAAACCGCTCGGGTGCGCGGGCGTCGATGATGGCATGATCGTCGAGCTTCGATGCGCGCGCCACTTCGGTCACATCCTTGACCATGTGGTTCTGGCGATCCACGATCATATGGCGATCGCGGATGATCGGCTCGGCATCGGTGGTCTTGCGTCCTTCGGCCTTCCATTTGGGAAGACCGCCATCTAGGACCGCAACCTTGGTCTGGCCCATCAACCGAAAGAGCCACCAGACCCGCGCCGCCGAGAAAAGCCCCGACCCATCATAGACCACAACCTGATGGCCGTCGCCGATGCCCATGGCGCGCATGCGGCTCATGAACTTTTCGACGGGGGGCACCATGTGCGGCAGGTCCGAGCGCAGGTCGCTGATTTCGTCGATATCGAAAAAGCGCGCACCCGGAATGTGCTCTGCATCATATTCGGCCTTGGGATCGCGATCCTGGGTCGGCAAATACCACGATGCATCGAGGATCCTGAGGTCGGGGTCCTTGAGATTATCTTCGAGCCACTGGGTGGATACCAGGGTCTTCGGGTCGTCTTCGAACTTGCTTGCCATGGGAATCCCCTTTGGGGCCTGCTTCAAAAGCCTTGTGGATCGGCGGCGTGTCTAACGCGGTAAGCCCTTGCTGGCAAGGGAAACAGCCCGTGATATGAGCGAAGTTGAAGCGTGGGGCGAACGTGTCGCAACCCAAGCGCGGATCAATCCCCGTGACGCAAAAGACGCTGCTTTTGGCGCGCCCAGTCTCGCTTGGCCTCGGTTTCACGTTTGTCGTGGTTTTTCTTACCCTTAGCGACCCCGATCTTGAGTTTCACCAGACCGCGATCGTTGAAATACATCACGATGGGAACAAGCGTCATGCCCTCGCGTTGGGTGGCATTCCAAAGGCGCGAAAGCTCTTTGCGGCTCACCAGCAGCTTGCGTTTGCGCCGTTCTTCGTGGCCCCATGTTTTGGCTTGCTCATATGGCGCGATATACCCGTTGATCAGCCAAAGCTCGCCGTTCTCGACCGAGGCATAGCTTTCGGCGATATTCGACTGGCCCACGCGAAGCGATTTGACTTCGGAACCCATGAGAATGATCCCGACCTCAAGGTCGCTTTCGATAGCGTAGTCATAGCGGGCACGCCTGTTTTCGGCGATGACCTTGTAATTCTTGTTTTCGGGTTTCTTGGCCATAGTAATCAACCAGATAGGTTAGGACGCCCAAAGGAGCAAGGTGTCGCGTTGCCTCTGGTCAAAGCTTGGCGGCAGGTTAGACTTCGGCGCAACACATAACGGAGCACTTCCATGTTTACCCAGATCGCCGTCGGATCCTTCATGCTGGTTGCCTCGATCGCGTTTGCCGCGCTGACGTTTTGGCTCCTCGAGCACTTTCTTACGCAAGCGGGTGGATGGATGACGCGGCGTCCTCATCGGCCAAAGCTGGTGATGGCGCTGATCGTTTCGTCTATCGCGATTTTGGGGCAAGTGACGGTCAGCGTCTGGATGTGGGCAGGGCTTCTCTGGTGGCTCGATCTTTTCGGATCACTGGAGCTTTCGGTCTATTTCGCTCTGACCTGTTTTACCACATTGGGGTTCGGTGATGTCCTGTTGCCGCAAGAATGGCGGCTGCTCGGCGGTTTGGCAGCGACAAACGGTCTGGTGAATATCGGGGTCGTGACAGCCGTTATGGTCGAAACCCTGCGGTTTATCCGGATGAACCAAATTCAGGCACTTAGACCCAAGGCCGGCTAGGCTTTGCCGCGTTTGGCGGACCGTTTGAGTGTAAAGACACCGCTTGCAACGATCATGACGCTGCCCAGAATGGTGAAGCTGTCGGGCGCTTCGCCAAACATCAAGAACCCGACGATGGCTGCGAAGATGAGACGCGAGTAGCGCCACGGTGTCACCGAAGACACCTCTCCCGTGCGCATCGCCATGGTCAGGAATTGATAGGCGGCAATCCCGCAAACGGCGGTGAGCCCAAGCGTGCCGAATTGTTCGCAGGATGGCAGCACCATTCCTGTGCCAGTAAAGGACAGGATGAACCCCGCGACGGACAAAACGCTAAACCCCGCGATCCCCAGTTGCATGTTCGAAAGACGGGGCGGCGCAGCCCTCGTCGCAAGATCACGCCCTG encodes:
- a CDS encoding amino acid aminotransferase, with amino-acid sequence MLEHLKEQPADKILMLMQTFREDPRTDKIDLGVGVYKDPTGNTPVMRAVKAAEKVLLETQATKSYVGLAGDPAFSDAMIGLVLDGAVARERVAAVATPGGTGAIRQALELIRLASPEATVWLSAPTWPNHPSIIKYLGMKMAEYRYFDEATRGVDFDGMIADLGALKEGDVVLLHGCCHNPTGANLNDEQWKETIALIKAKGAVPLVDIAYQGFGDGLEADAAATRLVAAGVDECLIAASCSKNFGIYRERTGILMAIARDAGQTKLAQQNMNFLNRQNFSFPPDHGARVVTTILTTPELRADWEAELEEVRNTMLGLRSQLADELRRLSNSDRFDFIAHHRGMFSRIGTTPDKVETMRANNGIYMVSDSRMNIAGLNTETVPLLAKAIIDAGV
- the sseA gene encoding 3-mercaptopyruvate sulfurtransferase, translated to MASKFEDDPKTLVSTQWLEDNLKDPDLRILDASWYLPTQDRDPKAEYDAEHIPGARFFDIDEISDLRSDLPHMVPPVEKFMSRMRAMGIGDGHQVVVYDGSGLFSAARVWWLFRLMGQTKVAVLDGGLPKWKAEGRKTTDAEPIIRDRHMIVDRQNHMVKDVTEVARASKLDDHAIIDARAPERFRGEAPEPREGLRSGHIPNARNVFYKSLLNADGTMKPVEELRTIFEAAGVDLSKPAITTCGSGVTAAVLSLALERIGKTDHSLYDGSWSEWGMYADLPIATGEA
- the smpB gene encoding SsrA-binding protein SmpB, which translates into the protein MAKKPENKNYKVIAENRRARYDYAIESDLEVGIILMGSEVKSLRVGQSNIAESYASVENGELWLINGYIAPYEQAKTWGHEERRKRKLLVSRKELSRLWNATQREGMTLVPIVMYFNDRGLVKLKIGVAKGKKNHDKRETEAKRDWARQKQRLLRHGD
- a CDS encoding ion channel yields the protein MFTQIAVGSFMLVASIAFAALTFWLLEHFLTQAGGWMTRRPHRPKLVMALIVSSIAILGQVTVSVWMWAGLLWWLDLFGSLELSVYFALTCFTTLGFGDVLLPQEWRLLGGLAATNGLVNIGVVTAVMVETLRFIRMNQIQALRPKAG